The genomic DNA AGTGATGTCGTTTTTGCAAAAGCCCACTAGCGGCGAAGTGCGGCTGTGGGGAAGCAGCGCGCCTAGTCTAAATTTACTGCGCGACGTTAGCGTTTTGCTGCCAGAACCCGCGCTTTTAAAACGCTCCGTGAGAGAAAATTTTAGAGCCGTTTTAAAAAGCCGCGGAGTGCTAGGGGAATTTGACGAGCGAGCGAGCGAGGCGTTAAATTTGGTCGGGCTTGACGAGAGTTTTTTAAACAAGCGTCACTTTGAGCTTAGCTCCGGACAGACGCAGCGCGTTAGTTTTGCGTTAAATTTGGCGCTTAGATCGCGTCTTTATCTACTCGACGAGCCGACAAATAGCGTGGACGTGGGCACGTCAAAGCTGTTTGGCAAAGCGGTGCTTTACATGCGGCAAAGATACGGCTGCGGCTTTGTGATCGCTAGCCACGACGACAAATGGCTAACCGCCATCGCCGAAGAAAACGTCTTTTTGCACAAGGGGCGTGTGTGCGAATTCGAGTACAAAAATATATTCGACGCGCGGGACGGGGTTTTAAAATTTGACGAAAACGCGAGCGTAAATTTACCGCAAAATTTACGTAACGCCGTAAAGATCGCCGTAAATCCAAGTAAAATAACGCTAAGCAAAACGCCGATAGAAGGCTATTTTGAGGGCATCTTGCACTCGGTTTCGCTCTATCTTGGCAAAGAGCTTTTGGTGAAAATCAAAGTCGGCGACTTTTTGATAAAAACGCTGACGGAGAATTCGCAAAATTTTAA from Campylobacter concisus includes the following:
- the tupC gene encoding tungstate ABC transporter ATP-binding protein TupC, yielding MINVRNLRLNYGASEILNIPCLDIDVSKITALTGSNGSGKSTLMRVMSFLQKPTSGEVRLWGSSAPSLNLLRDVSVLLPEPALLKRSVRENFRAVLKSRGVLGEFDERASEALNLVGLDESFLNKRHFELSSGQTQRVSFALNLALRSRLYLLDEPTNSVDVGTSKLFGKAVLYMRQRYGCGFVIASHDDKWLTAIAEENVFLHKGRVCEFEYKNIFDARDGVLKFDENASVNLPQNLRNAVKIAVNPSKITLSKTPIEGYFEGILHSVSLYLGKELLVKIKVGDFLIKTLTENSQNFNVGEMIYFKFDEEAFLGLE